One Capsicum annuum cultivar UCD-10X-F1 chromosome 2, UCD10Xv1.1, whole genome shotgun sequence genomic window carries:
- the LOC107861476 gene encoding RNA exonuclease 4 → MDHRYHDSSETLRNKCAACYRQFNKKEHLVEHMRISYHSVHEPMCGVCKKHCRSFESLREHLIGPLPKAECERIFKERGCDVCLTILGSRSSLRAHRESCISRPNNNGLLYRMANLGIQDELRIDNSRGRVIALACKMVGGGSDGSLDLCARVCLIDEHERILFHSYIKPNLPVTNYRYEMTGIRPEYLRDAMPLRNVSRKIQEFLCNGEPIWQIRSKGGRSRILVGHGLDHDLKCLEMEYPAIKMRDTAKYPPLMKTSKLSNSLKYLTKAYLGYDIQNGVQDPYEDCVATMKLYMRMKSQFHKKENYPLANDPQNKNNFASWRQNELERMTPEQLLDFSRSDYYCWCLDSQDY, encoded by the exons ATGGATCATAGATATCATGACTCTTCTGAGACTCTCAG GAACAAGTGTGCAGCTTGCTATAGGCAGTTCAACAAAAAGGAGCATCTAGTGGAACACATGAGAATCTCTTATCATTCAGTTCATGAGCCCATGTGTGGTGTTTGCAAAAAGCACTGCCGCTCTTTTGAATCTTTAAGGGAGCACCTTATTG GGCCACTTCCAAAGGCAGAATGTGAAAGAATTTTCAAGGAACGAGGATGTGATGTTTGTTTAACAATCCTGGGCAGCCGGAGTTCCCTACGGGCTCACAGAGAATCCTGCATATCGCGTCCCAATAATAAT GGTTTGTTGTATCGCATGGCTAATTTGGGAATTCAAGATGAACTAAGAATTGATAACAGCAGAGGGAGAGTGATTGCCCTTGCCTGTAAGATGGTTGGTGGTGGCAGTGATGGATCTTTGGATCTTTGTGCAAGGGTTTGTCTCATTGATGAACATGAAAGGATCCTCTTTCATTCATATATCAAACCAAACCTTCCAGTCACTAACTACAG GTATGAAATGACAGGCATAAGACCAGAATATCTGAGGGATGCAATGCCATTAAGGAATGTATCAAGAAAAATTCAAGAATTCCTTTGCAATGGAGAACCTATTTGGCAAATTCGTTCGAAAGGTGGAAGGTCTAGGATTCTTGTTGGTCATGGCTTGGATCATGATCTTAAATGTTTAGAGATGGAGTATCCTGCAATAAAGATGAg GGATACTGCAAAATACCCACCACTAATGAAAACAAGCAAACTCAGCAACTCCCTCAAGTACTTGACCAAAGCTTACCTTGG GTATGATATTCAAAATGGAGTACAAGATCCCTATGAAGATTGTGTGGCCACAATGAAACTCTACATGAGAATGAAATCACAATTTCACAAAAAAGAGAATTATCCTCTTGCTAATGatccacaaaataaaaataactttgcATCATGGAGGCAAAATGAGCTTGAGAGGATGACTCCAGAGCAGCTGTTGGATTTCTCAAGGTCTGATTATTATTGTTGGTGTTTGGACTCACAAGATTATTAA